The following are encoded together in the Blautia obeum ATCC 29174 genome:
- a CDS encoding putative manganese-dependent inorganic diphosphatase: MKNQEKIFVIGHKNPDTDSICSAIAYCDIKNRTTQESRYIPKRAGQINEETEYVLNRFGVHPPGYLSNIGTQVKDMDIRLSPEANKSMSLKNAWDLMQENSIVSLPIREKDGTLEGLITIGDIAKTYMDTTDSYLLSRARTQYQRIAETIGGKVIEGNAHGYFIQGKIMVATANPDKMKEYVEENDMVIMGNREEDHLQAIEQNVSCIIVGMGIEVTEKVLKLAHEKDIVIISSPYDTFTISRLINQSIPVKYIMKTDNLVTFNTEDFTDDIQEVMIKHRHRAFPVINKKGKCIGTISRRNFLDMHRKKVVLVDHNEKDQAVDNIDKADIMEIIDHHKLGTLQTMQPISFRNQPVGCTGTIMYQMYGEQKLEIPPKIAGLLCAAIISDTLMFRSPTCTLQDKMAAGALALIADISIEEFAREMFKAGSNLKDKSPEEIFYQDYKKFIAEGDICFGVGQISSMDADELREIKERLIPFMVSECGRHGVSRVYFMLTDIMEQSTELLFYGEGSEEMAVNAFKIEPKDGTIYLKGVVSRKKQLIPPLMEAAQMIGSDYV, translated from the coding sequence ATGAAAAATCAGGAAAAAATTTTTGTTATCGGACACAAAAATCCGGATACAGATTCCATCTGTTCTGCAATCGCCTATTGTGATATCAAAAACAGAACTACGCAGGAAAGCAGATATATTCCAAAACGTGCAGGACAGATCAATGAAGAAACAGAATATGTACTGAATCGTTTTGGAGTACATCCACCAGGATACTTAAGCAATATAGGAACACAGGTAAAGGATATGGATATCCGCCTGAGTCCGGAAGCAAATAAGAGCATGTCACTGAAAAATGCATGGGATCTGATGCAGGAAAACAGCATCGTTTCTCTGCCGATTCGTGAAAAAGACGGCACATTGGAAGGCCTGATCACAATTGGTGATATTGCAAAAACATATATGGATACAACAGACAGCTATCTTCTTTCCAGAGCGAGAACGCAGTATCAGCGAATCGCTGAGACAATCGGAGGAAAAGTGATCGAAGGTAACGCACATGGATATTTTATCCAGGGAAAGATTATGGTAGCAACTGCCAATCCGGATAAGATGAAAGAATATGTAGAAGAAAATGATATGGTCATCATGGGTAATCGTGAAGAAGACCATCTGCAGGCGATTGAGCAGAATGTAAGCTGTATCATCGTTGGAATGGGGATTGAAGTTACCGAAAAGGTACTGAAACTGGCACATGAGAAAGATATAGTCATTATTTCTTCTCCGTATGATACCTTTACGATCTCACGTCTGATCAATCAGAGTATTCCTGTTAAATATATCATGAAAACAGATAATCTGGTTACATTTAACACAGAAGATTTTACAGATGATATTCAGGAAGTAATGATCAAACATCGTCATCGTGCATTTCCGGTCATCAACAAAAAGGGCAAATGTATTGGTACGATTTCCAGACGTAATTTTCTGGACATGCACAGGAAAAAAGTGGTTCTGGTAGATCATAATGAAAAAGACCAGGCTGTAGATAATATTGATAAGGCTGATATCATGGAGATCATTGATCATCACAAACTGGGCACACTGCAGACAATGCAGCCGATCAGTTTCCGAAATCAGCCGGTTGGCTGTACAGGCACGATCATGTATCAGATGTATGGAGAACAGAAACTGGAGATTCCGCCTAAAATCGCCGGACTTCTCTGCGCTGCGATCATTTCTGATACACTGATGTTCCGTTCTCCGACCTGTACACTGCAGGACAAAATGGCTGCAGGTGCACTTGCACTTATTGCAGACATTTCCATTGAAGAATTTGCAAGAGAAATGTTTAAGGCAGGAAGCAATCTGAAAGACAAATCTCCGGAGGAAATCTTCTATCAGGATTACAAGAAGTTTATTGCAGAGGGAGATATCTGCTTCGGTGTAGGTCAGATCAGCTCCATGGATGCAGATGAACTGCGCGAGATCAAAGAGCGTCTGATTCCGTTTATGGTCAGCGAATGCGGACGTCATGGTGTATCAAGAGTATACTTTATGCTGACAGATATTATGGAGCAGTCTACAGAGCTTCTGTTCTATGGCGAGGGAAGTGAGGAAATGGCTGTCAATGCATTTAAGATTGAACCTAAGGATGGAACGATTTATCTGAAAGGTGTCGTATCACGTAAGAAACAGCTGATTCCGCCACTTATGGAGGCCGCACAGATGATCGGCAGCGATTACGTATAA
- a CDS encoding flavin reductase family protein, whose amino-acid sequence MAKQTWKPGNMIYPIPAVMVSVTDGKGQDDIITVAWTGTICTNPPMAYISVRPERFSYHMIKETGEFVINLTTEELAAATDYCGVRSGRDVDKFKETGLTREKADIVKAPMIKEAPVSIECRVKEIRELGSHHMFLAEVVAVHADERYMDENNRFDLNKARPLVYSHGEYLGTGKKLGTFGYSVKKRKKTVPPKTKKTAKP is encoded by the coding sequence ATGGCAAAACAAACATGGAAACCAGGCAATATGATCTACCCGATCCCGGCAGTCATGGTGAGCGTTACAGATGGGAAAGGGCAGGATGATATTATAACGGTTGCATGGACCGGTACCATCTGTACCAATCCTCCGATGGCTTATATTTCAGTAAGACCGGAGCGTTTTTCCTATCACATGATAAAAGAAACCGGAGAATTCGTGATCAATCTGACAACAGAAGAACTTGCTGCAGCAACGGATTACTGTGGAGTCAGATCCGGACGTGATGTAGATAAATTCAAAGAGACTGGACTTACGAGAGAAAAGGCGGATATCGTAAAAGCACCGATGATAAAAGAGGCTCCGGTATCAATCGAATGCAGAGTAAAAGAAATCAGAGAGCTTGGTTCACATCATATGTTTCTGGCAGAGGTTGTTGCAGTTCATGCAGACGAACGTTATATGGACGAAAATAATCGTTTTGACCTGAACAAAGCCAGACCGCTGGTCTATTCTCATGGAGAATATCTTGGCACAGGAAAGAAGCTGGGAACTTTTGGATACAGTGTAAAAAAACGTAAAAAAACTGTTCCCCCAAAAACGAAAAAGACCGCCAAGCCTTGA
- a CDS encoding shikimate kinase yields the protein MNNITLIGMPGAGKSTIGVVLAKVLGYQFLDSDLLIQKQEKRRLSEIIEEEGYKGFKDVENRVNASIEAENTVIATGGSVVYCEEAMEHLKSIGTVVYLKLSLNALSKRLGNLKGRGVLLREGQTLTNLYEERTPLYEKYADIVIDEEGKDLEASLEILLKTLKEK from the coding sequence ATGAATAATATAACGTTGATAGGAATGCCGGGAGCAGGAAAAAGTACAATAGGGGTTGTACTGGCGAAGGTATTGGGCTATCAGTTCCTTGATTCCGATCTTCTGATTCAGAAACAGGAAAAGAGACGCCTGTCCGAAATCATAGAAGAAGAAGGATATAAAGGATTTAAAGATGTTGAGAATCGTGTCAATGCATCAATAGAGGCAGAGAATACGGTCATTGCAACAGGTGGAAGCGTTGTTTACTGCGAAGAAGCCATGGAACATCTGAAATCCATAGGAACCGTTGTGTATTTGAAATTGTCTTTAAATGCTCTTTCAAAGCGACTCGGAAATCTGAAGGGCAGAGGCGTTTTGCTGAGAGAAGGACAGACCCTTACGAATCTGTATGAAGAAAGAACTCCATTGTACGAAAAGTACGCAGATATTGTGATAGATGAAGAGGGGAAAGATCTGGAAGCAAGTCTGGAGATTCTTTTGAAAACACTGAAAGAAAAGTAA